One genomic window of Pseudomonas sp. LFM046 includes the following:
- a CDS encoding DUF1656 domain-containing protein: MPREIALHGVYMPTLTILFLVAFLLGWVLDRLFAWCGLYRHAWHPALLRVGLFTCLYGALALTIYR, from the coding sequence ATGCCGCGTGAAATCGCCCTGCACGGCGTTTACATGCCGACCCTGACCATCCTGTTCCTGGTGGCCTTCCTGCTGGGCTGGGTGCTCGACCGCCTGTTCGCCTGGTGCGGGCTGTATCGCCACGCCTGGCATCCGGCGCTGCTGCGCGTCGGCCTGTTCACCTGCCTGTATGGCGCCCTGGCGCTGACCATCTACCGTTGA
- a CDS encoding HlyD family secretion protein, whose amino-acid sequence MSLKRIISVGATLLILALAVLLVRTLWLHYMDSPWTRDGRVRADVINIAPDVAGLVVEVPARDNQKVAAGDLLLRIDPSHYEVAVKQAEALVAARKAALEMRKVNADRRADMDDLVVSRESREDAGHLAATALAEYQEALAALDAAKLNLARTEVRAPVAGHITNLNVYKGDYAERGEASMALVDDQSFYVNGYFEETRLRHIKEGDRAELRLMGGQRLRGHVDSIARGIYDRDNPESRELTADVNPTFNWVRLAQRVPVRIHLDEVPEDVLLAAGMTCTVVIGEEGREPETSGFLDGLLFAQ is encoded by the coding sequence ATGTCCCTGAAACGAATCATCAGTGTCGGCGCGACCCTGCTCATCCTCGCCCTGGCGGTGCTGCTGGTACGCACCCTCTGGCTGCACTACATGGACTCGCCCTGGACCCGCGACGGCCGGGTGCGCGCCGATGTGATCAACATCGCCCCGGATGTGGCCGGGCTGGTGGTGGAGGTCCCCGCGCGGGATAACCAGAAGGTGGCGGCGGGCGACCTGCTGCTGCGCATCGACCCGTCGCACTACGAGGTGGCGGTGAAGCAGGCAGAAGCCCTGGTGGCGGCGCGCAAGGCGGCGCTGGAGATGCGCAAGGTGAACGCCGACCGCCGCGCCGACATGGACGACCTGGTGGTCTCCCGCGAAAGCCGCGAGGACGCTGGCCACCTGGCCGCCACGGCCCTGGCCGAATACCAGGAAGCGCTGGCGGCGCTGGATGCGGCAAAGCTCAACCTGGCACGCACCGAAGTGCGGGCGCCGGTGGCGGGGCACATCACCAACCTCAACGTTTACAAGGGCGACTATGCCGAGCGCGGCGAAGCCAGCATGGCGCTGGTGGATGATCAGTCCTTCTACGTCAACGGCTACTTCGAGGAGACCCGCCTGCGGCACATCAAGGAGGGCGACCGCGCCGAACTGCGGCTGATGGGTGGCCAGCGTTTGCGCGGCCATGTGGACAGCATCGCCCGGGGCATCTACGACCGTGACAACCCGGAAAGCCGCGAACTGACCGCCGACGTGAATCCCACCTTCAACTGGGTGCGCCTGGCTCAACGGGTGCCGGTACGCATTCACCTGGACGAGGTGCCGGAAGACGTGCTGCTGGCCGCCGGCATGACCTGCACCGTGGTGATAGGCGAGGAGGGCCGGGAACCGGAAACGTCCGGGTTCCTCGATGGATTGTTGTTCGCCCAGTAA
- a CDS encoding DUF2790 domain-containing protein, with product MKALALLALAGTSAFALAEEPVESAVEHYHYGMELDIARIISRSEIPDACGVVPAYMTYEDHQGRVHRLEYRVFGQGCSNG from the coding sequence ATGAAAGCTCTTGCCTTGCTGGCACTCGCCGGCACGTCTGCCTTCGCCCTGGCTGAAGAGCCGGTGGAATCTGCCGTTGAGCATTATCACTACGGGATGGAGCTGGATATCGCCCGGATCATTTCCCGCAGTGAAATCCCCGATGCCTGTGGCGTAGTTCCGGCCTATATGACGTATGAAGATCACCAGGGCAGAGTTCATCGCCTGGAATATAGGGTGTTCGGCCAGGGGTGCAGTAACGGTTGA
- a CDS encoding LuxR C-terminal-related transcriptional regulator — translation MSLTLQDIAWHQSVGRLIEQLDRPGFWIALVRLLEQYVPFDSWVALLFSDGRPQVFAECPGADGGPDPLFQDYLRGLYLLDPFYIASRERNEGGLFRLADVAPEYFEQTDYYQRYFSLNVVADEVQLNVPLESGRTLCLSLGSRQSFNPEQIALLGLIRPWVAGLMRQRLAFEQELMASPPPPAPAWQEQLESAGQKVEAALTARELEVGRLMLSGCSSKEIARKLDISSETVKVHRKHIYSKLGIKSQSELFSLFLKAQEA, via the coding sequence ATGAGTCTGACCTTGCAGGACATCGCCTGGCACCAGTCCGTCGGCCGGCTGATCGAACAACTCGACCGTCCGGGCTTCTGGATCGCCCTGGTGCGCCTGCTGGAGCAATACGTGCCCTTCGACAGCTGGGTCGCCCTGCTCTTCAGCGATGGCCGGCCCCAGGTGTTCGCCGAGTGCCCCGGCGCCGACGGCGGGCCTGATCCGCTGTTCCAGGACTACCTGCGTGGGCTCTACCTGCTGGACCCGTTCTACATCGCCAGCCGTGAGCGCAATGAGGGCGGGCTGTTCCGCCTGGCCGATGTGGCCCCCGAATACTTCGAGCAGACGGATTACTACCAGCGGTACTTCAGCCTTAACGTCGTGGCCGATGAAGTGCAGCTCAATGTGCCGCTGGAGAGCGGGCGTACGCTCTGCCTCTCCCTCGGTTCCCGGCAGTCCTTCAACCCGGAACAGATCGCCCTGCTCGGTTTGATCCGGCCCTGGGTGGCTGGACTGATGCGCCAGCGCCTGGCGTTCGAGCAGGAATTGATGGCCAGCCCGCCGCCACCGGCGCCCGCCTGGCAAGAGCAACTGGAGAGCGCCGGGCAGAAGGTGGAGGCGGCGCTCACCGCGCGGGAACTGGAGGTGGGGCGGTTGATGCTGAGCGGCTGCTCCAGCAAGGAAATCGCCCGCAAGCTGGATATCTCCAGCGAGACGGTGAAGGTCCACCGCAAGCACATCTACAGCAAGCTGGGGATCAAATCGCAGTCGGAGTTGTTCAGCCTGTTCCTGAAGGCGCAGGAGGCGTGA
- a CDS encoding carbon-nitrogen hydrolase family protein, with protein sequence MKVELVQLAGRDGDTAYNLERTLKAIAACAPDTDLVVFPETQLMGFPTADTIAAVAEPLDGPSVQAVQRAARERGVAVVVGVAENDAGTFYNTTLLITPEGIALRYRKTHLWASDRGIFTPGDRYATALWKGIRVGILICFDIEFPESARALGQLGAELILVTNGNMDPYGPTHRTAIMARAMENQAYAVMVNRVGEGDGGLVFAGGSAVVDPFGQLLCEAGREECRQIVELDLARLESARRDYRYLDERRLVLPGERIDHPDGRRELLIS encoded by the coding sequence ATGAAGGTCGAACTCGTCCAACTCGCCGGCCGTGACGGCGATACCGCTTACAACCTGGAGCGCACCCTGAAGGCCATCGCCGCCTGCGCACCGGATACCGACCTGGTGGTCTTCCCGGAAACCCAGCTGATGGGCTTCCCCACCGCAGACACCATCGCCGCCGTGGCCGAGCCGCTGGACGGTCCGAGCGTGCAGGCGGTGCAGCGTGCCGCCCGCGAGCGGGGCGTCGCCGTGGTGGTGGGCGTGGCGGAGAACGACGCCGGCACCTTCTACAACACGACCCTGCTGATCACCCCGGAAGGCATCGCCCTGCGCTACCGCAAGACCCACCTCTGGGCCTCGGACCGCGGCATCTTCACCCCGGGTGACCGCTACGCCACGGCGCTGTGGAAGGGCATTCGCGTCGGCATCCTGATCTGCTTCGACATCGAGTTTCCTGAAAGCGCCCGCGCCCTGGGCCAACTGGGCGCCGAGCTGATCCTGGTGACCAACGGCAACATGGACCCCTATGGCCCCACTCACCGCACCGCGATCATGGCGCGTGCCATGGAGAACCAGGCCTACGCCGTGATGGTGAACCGGGTGGGCGAGGGCGATGGCGGGCTGGTGTTCGCCGGCGGCAGCGCGGTGGTGGACCCCTTCGGCCAGCTGCTCTGCGAGGCCGGTCGCGAGGAGTGCCGGCAGATCGTCGAACTGGACCTTGCGCGCCTCGAGTCCGCCCGCCGCGATTACCGCTACCTGGACGAGCGCCGCCTGGTGCTGCCGGGTGAGCGCATCGACCACCCGGACGGCCGCCGCGAGCTGCTGATTTCCTGA
- a CDS encoding APC family permease, whose amino-acid sequence MAQLQRTLSLGAVVLFGIAYMTPIIVLGTFGILADTTGGVVPTAYLAASVAMLFTAFSYARMAAAFPVAGSAYSYVRRAINPKLGFLAGWAVLLDYLFLPMAIWLIGAAYLHSAFPAVPQAVWVLAFIGVTTAINVVGLRLAKNVNGALMLVQFLVLVAFVVLCVHYVLGDASQPLWSLEPFLKEGMQWPLIMGGAAIACYSFLGFDAVSTLTEETRDPRRTIPRAILLITLIGGVIFIATSYFVQLAHPSTAFQSADSASYEIARNIGGDLFVSIFLIGLIVGQFTSGLSAQASASRLLYAMGRDGVLPPSLFGRLSERFGTPVGSIVLCGAVALLALHMDVTTSTSFINFGAFLAFTLVNLSVIFHYWLNGERRGPRELVQYLLFPLAGMVATLWLMVSLDHLAIILGLSWLALGVIYLGWLTGGFRRQPPELSFDEA is encoded by the coding sequence ATGGCTCAACTTCAGCGCACCCTGTCGTTGGGGGCGGTGGTGCTTTTCGGCATCGCCTACATGACCCCGATCATCGTCCTCGGCACCTTCGGCATCCTCGCCGACACCACTGGCGGCGTCGTGCCGACGGCCTACCTGGCCGCTTCGGTGGCCATGCTCTTCACCGCCTTCAGCTACGCCCGCATGGCCGCCGCGTTCCCGGTGGCCGGTTCGGCCTACAGCTACGTGCGCCGCGCCATCAATCCCAAGCTCGGCTTCCTGGCCGGCTGGGCCGTGCTGCTGGACTACCTGTTCCTGCCCATGGCGATCTGGCTGATCGGCGCCGCCTACCTGCACTCGGCCTTCCCGGCGGTGCCCCAGGCGGTCTGGGTGCTGGCCTTTATCGGCGTCACCACCGCCATCAACGTGGTGGGCCTGCGCCTGGCGAAGAACGTCAACGGCGCGCTGATGCTGGTGCAGTTCCTGGTGTTGGTGGCATTCGTGGTGCTCTGTGTGCACTACGTGCTGGGCGATGCCAGCCAGCCGCTGTGGTCCCTCGAACCCTTCCTCAAGGAGGGTATGCAGTGGCCGCTGATCATGGGCGGCGCGGCCATCGCCTGCTATTCGTTCCTCGGCTTCGACGCGGTGAGCACGCTCACCGAGGAAACCCGTGACCCGCGCCGCACCATTCCGCGCGCCATTCTGCTGATCACCCTGATCGGCGGCGTGATCTTCATCGCCACGTCCTACTTCGTGCAGCTGGCCCACCCCTCCACCGCGTTCCAGAGTGCCGACTCGGCGTCCTACGAGATCGCCCGCAACATCGGCGGCGACCTGTTCGTGTCGATCTTCCTCATCGGCCTGATCGTCGGGCAGTTCACCTCGGGCCTGTCGGCCCAGGCCAGTGCCTCGCGTCTGCTGTACGCCATGGGCCGCGATGGCGTCCTGCCGCCGTCCCTGTTCGGCCGCCTGAGCGAACGCTTCGGCACCCCGGTGGGCAGCATCGTGCTCTGCGGCGCGGTGGCCCTGCTGGCGCTGCACATGGATGTGACCACGTCCACGTCCTTCATCAACTTCGGCGCCTTCCTGGCCTTCACCCTGGTGAACCTCTCGGTGATCTTCCACTACTGGCTGAACGGCGAGCGCCGTGGCCCGCGCGAGTTGGTGCAATACCTGCTGTTCCCGCTGGCGGGGATGGTGGCGACCCTCTGGCTGATGGTCAGCCTGGATCACCTGGCGATCATCCTCGGCCTGTCCTGGCTGGCGCTTGGGGTCATCTACCTCGGCTGGCTCACCGGCGGATTCCGCCGCCAGCCGCCGGAGCTGAGCTTCGACGAAGCCTGA
- a CDS encoding saccharopine dehydrogenase NADP-binding domain-containing protein codes for MHKTQRLQRLDGRLVMVGFGCIGQGVLPLLLRHLNPNPDQLLVLSAEAAGQSVAEAQGITFRRVALAPDNYRETLAPLLGPGDFLLNLSVGVSTLALLEFCRERDVLYLDTCIEPWPGGYTDPQRPLSQRTNHALREAALALRRPGEDAPTALLTHGANPGLVSHLVKQALLNLAKDCGESVQAPIGREAWAALAEHLGVRCIHIAERDSQQSLRRKQDDEFVNTWSIAGFIAEACQPAELGWGSHERNLPPDGHRHERGCQAAIYLRRPGAATQVRTWTPSGPTLGYLITHGESISMADYFTLGPAESPRYRPTVLYAYQPCDDAVLSLRELAARNWQPQRRARLLLDDITSGHDDLGVLLLGHGRQAYWFGSRLSIEQARALCPHNNATSLQVTASVLAGVVWTLRNPRRGILEPDELPYADLLELARPYLGELMGFYTDWTPLQGRERLVAETLDRDDPWQFVNVRA; via the coding sequence ATGCACAAAACGCAACGGCTCCAGCGTCTGGATGGCCGCCTGGTCATGGTGGGGTTCGGTTGCATCGGGCAAGGCGTACTTCCCCTCCTGCTGCGCCACCTGAATCCGAACCCGGACCAGTTGCTGGTCCTGAGTGCGGAGGCGGCCGGCCAATCCGTCGCCGAGGCGCAAGGCATCACGTTCAGGCGGGTAGCCCTTGCACCGGACAATTACCGGGAGACACTCGCCCCGTTGCTGGGGCCGGGCGATTTCCTGCTCAACCTCTCGGTGGGTGTTTCCACCCTGGCGCTGCTGGAGTTCTGCCGCGAGCGCGATGTGCTCTACCTGGACACCTGTATCGAGCCCTGGCCGGGCGGCTACACCGATCCGCAACGTCCACTGTCCCAGCGCACCAACCATGCCCTGCGGGAAGCGGCGCTGGCGCTGCGCCGGCCGGGCGAAGATGCTCCCACCGCCCTGTTGACCCACGGCGCGAACCCCGGCCTGGTGTCGCATCTGGTCAAGCAGGCGTTGCTCAACCTGGCCAAGGACTGCGGCGAATCCGTTCAGGCGCCGATCGGGCGCGAGGCATGGGCCGCACTCGCCGAACACCTGGGGGTGCGCTGCATCCATATCGCCGAGCGGGACTCCCAGCAGTCGTTGCGCCGCAAACAGGACGATGAGTTCGTCAACACCTGGTCCATCGCCGGCTTCATCGCAGAGGCCTGCCAACCGGCGGAGCTGGGCTGGGGGAGCCATGAGAGGAACCTTCCGCCGGATGGCCACCGCCATGAGCGCGGCTGCCAGGCCGCGATCTACCTGCGCCGGCCAGGCGCCGCAACGCAGGTACGCACCTGGACGCCCAGCGGGCCGACGCTCGGCTATCTGATCACCCATGGGGAATCCATCTCCATGGCCGACTACTTCACCCTGGGGCCGGCCGAGAGCCCGCGCTACCGACCCACGGTGCTTTACGCCTACCAGCCGTGTGACGACGCCGTGCTGTCCCTGCGTGAACTGGCGGCGCGCAACTGGCAGCCGCAACGCCGTGCCAGGTTGTTGCTCGACGACATCACCAGCGGCCATGACGACCTGGGCGTCCTGTTGCTTGGCCACGGGCGGCAGGCCTATTGGTTTGGCTCGCGGCTGTCCATCGAACAGGCGCGCGCACTCTGCCCACACAACAACGCCACCAGCCTGCAAGTGACCGCCTCGGTGCTGGCCGGCGTGGTCTGGACCCTGCGCAATCCGCGTCGCGGCATCCTTGAGCCGGATGAACTGCCCTACGCCGACCTGCTGGAGCTGGCGCGCCCCTACCTGGGTGAGCTGATGGGCTTCTACACCGACTGGACTCCCCTGCAGGGACGCGAACGGCTGGTGGCGGAAACCCTGGACCGCGACGACCCCTGGCAGTTCGTGAACGTCCGCGCCTAG
- a CDS encoding NUDIX domain-containing protein, producing MAYHDRFRLSSHAVIINQDNQVLMLKATYGECGWGLPGGSFEPGETIHEALERECKEELGVGVIAHHLTGVYYHSAYESQSFIFRCDLADDGPIQLSFEHSEYRFFSLHELNHMQRRRIEDCLNYSGIVSSAKF from the coding sequence ATGGCCTACCACGACCGATTCCGTCTCAGCTCCCACGCAGTAATCATCAACCAGGACAACCAGGTCCTGATGCTCAAGGCCACGTACGGAGAATGTGGCTGGGGTCTTCCAGGCGGCTCATTCGAACCGGGGGAAACCATTCACGAGGCCCTGGAGCGCGAGTGCAAGGAAGAACTCGGGGTTGGCGTGATCGCCCATCACCTGACCGGTGTCTACTACCACAGCGCTTATGAGTCGCAGTCCTTCATCTTCCGCTGTGACCTGGCCGACGACGGCCCCATCCAGCTCAGCTTCGAGCATTCCGAGTACCGCTTTTTTTCGCTGCACGAACTGAACCACATGCAGCGGCGACGGATCGAGGACTGCCTGAACTATTCCGGTATCGTGTCCAGCGCGAAATTCTGA
- a CDS encoding SDR family oxidoreductase: MHAPGQRLLNKVAIISGGAGGCGEAASRLCAAEGAKVVIIDRDGDAAQELVRQIKAAGGEAIGVGADVSCADQVKSAVAVGEAAFGGADVLFNHAGTLIVKPFLDVEEDEWDWLMAVNVKSMYLMTRAVLPQMLAKGKGSIVCTSSISAEYATPGEVVYNATKGACQMFARAIAVEFRDRGIRCNAVAPGFIRTAHGIREMKELQAMGVDASEAAISLQQGRLCEPEEVARAALFLASDEASFVNGARLFVDNCFSSV; this comes from the coding sequence ATGCACGCACCAGGACAACGGCTGCTCAACAAGGTCGCGATCATCAGTGGTGGCGCAGGTGGTTGCGGTGAGGCCGCCAGCCGTCTGTGCGCCGCCGAAGGGGCCAAGGTTGTGATCATCGATCGCGATGGCGACGCCGCCCAGGAGCTGGTCAGGCAGATCAAGGCCGCTGGAGGCGAGGCGATCGGGGTGGGCGCCGATGTTTCCTGTGCGGATCAGGTGAAGTCGGCGGTGGCGGTCGGCGAGGCCGCGTTTGGCGGCGCGGATGTGCTCTTCAATCATGCCGGCACCCTGATCGTGAAGCCGTTCCTCGATGTCGAGGAGGACGAGTGGGACTGGCTGATGGCGGTCAACGTCAAGAGCATGTACCTGATGACCCGAGCCGTGCTGCCGCAGATGCTGGCCAAGGGCAAGGGCAGCATCGTCTGCACGTCCTCCATTTCGGCGGAATACGCCACGCCCGGCGAGGTGGTCTACAACGCCACCAAGGGCGCTTGCCAGATGTTCGCCAGGGCCATCGCCGTCGAATTCCGCGATCGCGGCATCCGTTGCAACGCCGTCGCGCCGGGCTTCATCCGCACTGCCCACGGCATACGCGAGATGAAAGAGTTGCAGGCGATGGGGGTGGACGCCAGCGAAGCCGCCATTTCGTTGCAGCAGGGCCGCCTGTGCGAGCCGGAAGAAGTGGCGCGCGCCGCCTTGTTCCTGGCGTCGGACGAGGCGTCTTTCGTCAACGGGGCGCGCCTCTTTGTGGATAACTGCTTCTCGTCCGTTTGA
- the cra gene encoding catabolite repressor/activator — protein sequence MKLSDIARLAGVSVTTASYVINGKAEQKRISPATVERVQAVVDEHGFKPNPQAAGLRSRQTRTLGFILPDLENPSYARLAKLLEQGARARGYQLLIASSDDEPESERQLLKLFRARRCDALIVASCLPDDDASLEQLLDEGLPVIAVDRARDPKRFCTVVSDDREAARQLTCSLLDPVPRRIALLGARPELPTSAERSAGFRDALAGLKCEVLEVQGEDYSRECGRRLMTELLEHKDQLPDVLITTAYVLLAGVLDVLRERGDWPEGMRVGTFGDTQLLDFLPLPVNSMYQQHELIADQVLRLALAAVEQELYEPGVRGVARKLKQR from the coding sequence TTGAAACTCAGCGATATCGCCCGCCTCGCCGGTGTTTCCGTGACCACGGCCAGCTACGTGATCAACGGCAAGGCCGAGCAGAAGCGCATCAGCCCGGCCACCGTGGAACGGGTACAGGCGGTGGTGGACGAGCATGGTTTCAAGCCCAACCCCCAGGCCGCCGGGCTGCGCAGCCGGCAGACACGCACCCTGGGTTTCATCCTCCCGGACCTGGAAAACCCCAGCTACGCCCGCCTGGCCAAGCTGCTGGAACAGGGCGCCCGAGCGCGGGGTTATCAGCTCCTGATTGCCAGCTCGGACGACGAGCCGGAGAGCGAGCGCCAGTTGCTCAAGCTGTTCCGCGCGCGGCGTTGCGATGCGCTGATCGTCGCCAGTTGCCTGCCGGATGACGACGCCAGCCTGGAGCAACTGCTGGACGAAGGCCTGCCGGTAATCGCCGTGGATCGGGCGCGCGACCCCAAACGCTTCTGCACCGTAGTCAGCGACGACCGTGAGGCGGCCCGGCAACTCACCTGCAGCCTGCTCGACCCCGTCCCCCGGCGCATCGCCCTGCTCGGCGCGCGACCGGAACTGCCCACCAGCGCCGAGCGCAGCGCGGGCTTCCGCGATGCCCTGGCCGGGCTGAAGTGCGAGGTGCTGGAGGTTCAGGGCGAGGACTACAGCCGCGAATGCGGGCGACGCCTGATGACCGAGTTGCTGGAGCACAAGGACCAACTGCCGGATGTGCTGATTACCACCGCCTACGTGCTGCTGGCCGGGGTGCTGGATGTCCTGCGGGAACGCGGCGACTGGCCGGAAGGCATGCGCGTGGGCACCTTCGGTGACACCCAACTGCTGGACTTCCTGCCGCTGCCGGTGAACTCCATGTACCAGCAGCACGAGCTGATCGCCGACCAGGTCCTGCGCCTGGCCCTGGCGGCGGTGGAACAGGAGCTGTACGAGCCGGGTGTGCGGGGTGTGGCGCGCAAGCTCAAGCAGCGCTGA